The Gemmatimonadota bacterium genome window below encodes:
- a CDS encoding S1/P1 nuclease: protein MRTIRILIASAMLLCWSLPVAAWGPNGHRIVGQIAENHLTDAARKGIAELVGRTSLARLSTWADEIKSDPSWRHASPWHYINVPPGQALETARRSPRGDVVEAIQRFEGVLRDRGAGRKERVDALRFLVHFVGDIHQPLHAGYASDRGGNDIRVRWFGESTNLHTVWDEHLVEHQRLSFTEWVRFFGHAEPGEIEAWRRSTVWDWTRESRSMLPAVYDYGGSRSDKTPYLGYAYIFKHADGVKLRLLQAGIRLSGLLNDIFASP from the coding sequence ATGCGCACTATACGAATACTGATCGCATCGGCCATGCTGTTGTGCTGGTCCCTACCCGTTGCCGCATGGGGGCCGAACGGCCACCGCATCGTGGGACAGATCGCCGAAAACCACCTCACGGACGCGGCCCGCAAAGGCATCGCGGAACTCGTCGGGCGCACTTCGCTGGCCCGGCTCAGCACCTGGGCCGACGAGATCAAGTCCGATCCGTCGTGGCGCCACGCTTCGCCGTGGCACTACATCAACGTGCCGCCCGGCCAGGCCCTTGAAACGGCCCGTAGAAGCCCGCGCGGTGACGTGGTCGAGGCCATTCAGCGGTTTGAAGGCGTCCTGAGGGACCGCGGAGCGGGGAGGAAGGAACGGGTGGACGCGTTGAGATTCCTGGTGCACTTCGTGGGCGACATCCACCAGCCCCTCCACGCGGGCTATGCCAGCGATCGAGGAGGCAACGATATCCGGGTACGCTGGTTCGGTGAAAGCACGAACCTCCACACCGTATGGGATGAACACCTCGTAGAGCACCAGCGGCTGAGCTTCACGGAATGGGTCCGTTTCTTCGGCCACGCGGAACCCGGCGAGATTGAAGCGTGGCGGCGCTCGACTGTCTGGGACTGGACGCGGGAGTCGCGGAGCATGCTGCCGGCCGTGTACGACTACGGTGGATCCCGTTCCGACAAGACACCGTATCTGGGATACGCCTACATCTTCAAGCATGCCGACGGTGTCAAGCTCAGACTGCTGCAGGCCGGCATCCGGCTGAGCGGCCTGCTGAACGATATATTCGCCTCGCCCTGA
- a CDS encoding sulfite exporter TauE/SafE family protein yields MDVDFLTTAVQLVAGALIGACIGMTGIGGGVLILPVLTLGFGLPSTVAVGTAHLYSCLCKLPAVFFHFRQGTIRFRTSAYFLVGAVPATVAVALWITGYAGAMDQTDPAWQELQANLRRFIAAVVILSGLLILWHMFMRPGSRAAAGQADQADQHIPARVTGAKAVLVAILGAVIGGLIASTSVGSGILIVPLMIIIFRLTAVDTVGSSIFIALSLTFTSSIIYAGSSQLDLAIAVTMAAGSLVGVPVGVRMSRRVPERYLQITITGLVLVAGVIMLTGG; encoded by the coding sequence ATGGACGTGGATTTCCTGACAACTGCCGTGCAACTCGTGGCCGGCGCGCTGATCGGTGCCTGCATCGGGATGACCGGCATCGGCGGCGGGGTCCTCATCCTGCCGGTTCTGACGCTCGGGTTCGGCCTTCCTTCCACGGTGGCGGTGGGCACTGCCCACCTCTATTCCTGCCTCTGCAAGCTACCGGCCGTCTTCTTCCATTTCAGGCAGGGCACCATCCGGTTCCGGACCTCGGCGTATTTTCTCGTGGGGGCGGTGCCGGCGACCGTGGCCGTGGCGTTATGGATCACGGGTTACGCCGGCGCCATGGACCAGACCGACCCGGCCTGGCAGGAACTTCAGGCGAACCTGCGCCGGTTCATCGCGGCGGTCGTCATACTATCGGGCCTGTTGATTCTGTGGCACATGTTCATGCGGCCGGGTTCCCGCGCGGCGGCGGGCCAGGCGGACCAGGCGGACCAGCATATCCCCGCCCGGGTCACGGGCGCTAAGGCGGTCCTCGTAGCGATCCTGGGCGCCGTCATCGGCGGACTGATCGCCTCCACCTCGGTGGGCAGCGGCATCCTGATCGTGCCGCTGATGATCATCATCTTCCGCCTCACCGCGGTGGACACGGTCGGGTCGTCGATTTTCATCGCGCTGTCGCTGACTTTCACCAGTTCGATCATCTACGCCGGGAGCAGCCAGCTGGATCTCGCCATCGCCGTGACCATGGCTGCCGGATCGCTGGTCGGCGTGCCCGTGGGCGTCCGGATGTCCCGCAGGGTCCCGGAGCGCTATCTGCAGATTACCATCACGGGGCTCGTGCTGGTTGCGGGGGTGATCATGCTGACCGGGGGATGA
- a CDS encoding metalloregulator ArsR/SmtB family transcription factor translates to MDKDLAVFKACSDATRLRILFLLTERELCVCEIMAVLDMPQSKISRHLSVLKQYGLLTDRRDGVWIYYALAKDSSIALKYVSVYLVSARQVHERVLADLDRLRGLASQGKICVPHPSMAELQIDDREDPSMHGQPLLSREER, encoded by the coding sequence TTGGATAAAGACCTGGCCGTATTCAAGGCCTGTTCGGACGCGACGCGACTCCGCATTCTGTTCCTGCTGACGGAGCGGGAATTATGCGTGTGCGAAATCATGGCGGTGCTGGATATGCCGCAGAGCAAGATCTCGCGGCATCTGTCGGTGCTGAAACAGTACGGGTTGCTCACGGACCGCCGAGACGGGGTGTGGATCTACTATGCGTTGGCCAAGGATTCCTCGATCGCCCTGAAGTACGTGTCGGTTTACCTGGTCTCGGCCCGCCAGGTTCACGAGCGGGTCCTGGCGGACCTGGACCGATTGCGCGGACTGGCCAGCCAGGGCAAGATCTGCGTGCCCCATCCATCCATGGCCGAGTTGCAGATCGACGATCGCGAAGATCCGTCCATGCACGGCCAGCCCTTGCTGTCGCGGGAGGAGCGGTGA
- a CDS encoding protein-tyrosine-phosphatase, translated as MNQIPRDTAFHPGLHRYLQARRTESSLIEAERGQTLERISAYIAERLRSGETARLTFICTHNSRRSQMTQIWAQAAAQFFGLSGIHAFSGGTHVTAFDPRAVSAMTRAGFRIEPNSSDDNEDNPVYLVHAGNALPPTRAFSKAYTDPSNPGHGFCAVLTCSSADGDCPVIAGADERVLLPYEDPKSSDGTDRETARYDATCREICREMVWLFARVVTA; from the coding sequence GTGAACCAGATCCCCCGCGATACCGCCTTCCACCCCGGTCTTCATCGCTATCTACAGGCGCGCCGGACGGAATCGAGCCTGATTGAGGCTGAACGCGGACAGACGCTGGAACGCATTTCGGCGTATATCGCGGAGCGGTTGCGAAGCGGCGAAACGGCCCGGCTCACCTTTATCTGCACGCACAATTCCCGCAGGAGCCAGATGACCCAGATCTGGGCACAGGCAGCGGCGCAATTCTTCGGCTTATCCGGAATACATGCCTTCTCGGGCGGTACGCACGTCACCGCCTTCGATCCCAGGGCGGTATCGGCGATGACCCGGGCGGGTTTCCGGATCGAACCGAACTCGAGCGACGATAACGAAGACAACCCGGTCTACCTCGTTCACGCCGGAAACGCACTCCCCCCGACGCGCGCGTTCTCCAAGGCCTATACGGATCCCTCGAACCCCGGGCACGGTTTCTGCGCGGTCCTGACCTGCTCGAGCGCGGACGGCGACTGTCCCGTGATAGCCGGCGCCGACGAGCGCGTGCTCCTTCCCTACGAGGATCCTAAATCCTCTGATGGAACCGACCGGGAGACGGCCCGTTACGACGCGACGTGCCGGGAGATCTGCCGGGAGATGGTCTGGCTGTTTGCCAGGGTCGTCACCGCGTGA
- a CDS encoding sulfatase-like hydrolase/transferase — protein sequence MPSPPNVLLVCTDHWPGTLFGHAGHPVIQTPTLDTLARSGVRFPRTYSECPVCIPARRTLMTGTTTATHGDRVFLVKEPMPAVPTVAQTFRDNGYQAYAVGKLHVYPQRDRIGFDDVILAEEGRPHLGAVDDYEAFLGENGHAGEGFTHGMSNNEYGQRPWHLPEAMHVTNWTTRQMARMIRRRDPTRPGFWYLSYCHPHPPLTPLQSYLDLYRDEDPGEPYLGDWAGDPDRLPYALKAVRGRFGGMSDSQVAWARRAFFALCTHIDHQLRVVIGTLREEGLIDDTIILFTADHGDMLGVHGLWAKRLYYEQSANVPMILVGRAGDDRVGHNRTDDRLVGWQDVMPTLLDLAGIEVPDTVEGTSMVGGEKREYLYGECGEDAQATRMMHDGRYKLIYYPVGNRSQLFDLEEDPEERCDLADSADHAGIMSRMTERLADDLVYRDAQWFRDGELAGLPDREYTQPPNRGLSGQRGLHWPPPPVDPDTSYVP from the coding sequence ATGCCGTCACCTCCCAACGTACTGCTCGTCTGTACCGATCACTGGCCGGGCACGCTCTTCGGCCACGCCGGCCACCCCGTGATCCAGACGCCGACCCTGGACACGCTGGCCCGGAGCGGCGTTCGTTTTCCCCGGACCTACAGCGAATGCCCGGTGTGCATTCCCGCTCGCAGGACGCTCATGACCGGCACGACCACGGCCACCCACGGCGACCGGGTGTTCCTGGTCAAAGAACCCATGCCGGCGGTCCCCACCGTGGCGCAGACCTTTAGGGACAACGGATACCAGGCCTATGCCGTAGGGAAGCTGCACGTATACCCGCAGCGGGACCGGATCGGGTTTGATGACGTGATCCTGGCCGAAGAGGGCCGTCCGCATCTCGGCGCCGTGGACGACTACGAGGCGTTTCTCGGCGAAAACGGCCATGCCGGGGAAGGATTCACCCACGGAATGAGCAACAACGAATACGGCCAGCGTCCCTGGCACCTGCCGGAGGCCATGCACGTCACCAACTGGACCACGCGCCAGATGGCCCGCATGATCCGCCGGCGCGATCCCACGCGTCCGGGATTCTGGTACCTGTCGTACTGCCATCCCCACCCCCCGCTGACCCCGCTCCAGAGCTATCTGGACCTTTACCGCGACGAAGACCCCGGCGAGCCGTATCTCGGCGACTGGGCCGGGGACCCGGACCGCCTGCCCTATGCGCTGAAGGCAGTCCGTGGTCGCTTCGGCGGGATGAGCGACTCCCAGGTCGCCTGGGCCAGGCGCGCCTTCTTCGCCCTGTGTACCCATATCGACCACCAGTTGCGCGTGGTGATCGGCACCCTTCGGGAAGAAGGCCTGATCGACGACACCATCATACTGTTCACGGCCGATCACGGCGACATGCTGGGCGTCCACGGTCTCTGGGCGAAGCGGTTGTACTACGAACAGTCGGCCAATGTGCCCATGATACTCGTGGGCCGGGCCGGCGACGACCGGGTAGGCCACAACCGTACCGACGACCGGCTCGTGGGCTGGCAGGACGTAATGCCCACGCTACTGGATCTGGCGGGGATCGAAGTGCCGGATACCGTCGAAGGCACCTCCATGGTGGGCGGGGAGAAACGGGAATACCTTTACGGCGAGTGCGGTGAAGACGCCCAGGCAACGCGCATGATGCACGACGGAAGATACAAACTGATCTACTACCCGGTGGGCAACCGATCTCAGCTGTTCGACCTGGAAGAAGACCCGGAAGAACGCTGCGACCTGGCTGATTCGGCGGATCATGCCGGCATCATGAGCCGGATGACGGAGCGGCTGGCAGACGACCTGGTCTACCGGGACGCACAGTGGTTCCGGGACGGGGAACTGGCCGGCCTGCCTGACCGCGAATATACGCAGCCGCCCAACCGGGGCCTGTCCGGCCAGCGGGGCCTGCACTGGCCGCCGCCGCCCGTGGACCCCGACACGTCCTATGTTCCCTGA